In Chitinivorax sp. B, a genomic segment contains:
- a CDS encoding CesT family type III secretion system chaperone, translated as MKELDVAGGCSEKLTAVLIQQLGAIMQVENATQWWIEGVLFSVTDTPPPMPQWIILCDFGPVCPALSVTVYRDLLVRNILLLAGREVESCFGILPSTRHVVMMTRLNGSNIDGPGLARVLHGQARQARQWRAEIAAADGASMSGPPV; from the coding sequence GTGAAGGAGCTGGATGTGGCAGGTGGATGCAGCGAGAAATTGACGGCCGTATTGATCCAGCAACTAGGCGCGATCATGCAGGTTGAGAATGCAACACAGTGGTGGATTGAAGGTGTGCTGTTCAGTGTTACCGATACGCCGCCGCCCATGCCGCAATGGATCATTCTGTGTGATTTCGGACCTGTCTGCCCAGCGCTGAGCGTGACTGTCTATCGTGATCTGCTGGTACGCAACATCTTGTTGTTGGCCGGACGGGAAGTGGAGTCCTGCTTTGGCATTCTGCCTTCTACCCGCCATGTGGTCATGATGACACGGTTGAACGGGTCAAATATTGACGGTCCCGGTCTCGCCCGTGTGTTGCACGGCCAGGCCAGACAGGCCAGGCAATGGCGTGCCGAGATTGCTGCGGCCGACGGCGCCAGTATGTCGGGTCCGCCGGTATAG
- the sctV gene encoding type III secretion system export apparatus subunit SctV: protein MNQIQSRLMALARLAAARSEVVAVGVVISIVFMLVLPLPIWLVDMLIALNICISCLLVVIALYVPGPLAFSTFPAVLLVTTLFRLALEVSTSRLILLEADAGHIVEAFGQFVVGGNLVVGMVIFLILTVVQFLVITKGSERVAEVSARFTLDAMPGKQMSIDSDLRAGLLDAAQARAKREDLGKESQLFGAMDGAMKFVKGDAIAGLMVVAVNLIGGISIGVLQRGMPAGEAMRTYSVLTIGDGLIAQIPALLISLCAGLIITRVSSGDSTTENVGQEIARQLFAEPRALIIAAGVMVIFALVPGMPSLVFLILAALSAGAGYYKLRHAKRDGAEVSQGPYLVPEANAFSAVRPLWLACSLDSYADPRMYRLIDELRLRQNVLIEDYGMVVPSLEYEPDTTLAPASLRFAVHEIPVLYLVLRWDALWVRRSAVELQALGCEPEAEEADGCWVAYTQADALSTAGVSFQLFIHAAADRIDLAMQRHLSSFIGMQETQRYLSWLEFKHPELVKESTRVLPLGRITDIFQRLAADVVSIRNMRLIMETLIDWGQRERDVGLLTDFVRIALRNQLSHEYAPNGQLQAILLEQETETQLRDTIRQTVHGVFFALTPAQTQALLEQIQRIRLATRDSQERVVLLVAQDLRRCLRKLIEEQFFDLPVLSFSEISNSVTVQPLCRL from the coding sequence ATGAATCAAATTCAGTCCAGGTTGATGGCATTGGCACGTCTGGCTGCGGCCCGCTCTGAAGTGGTTGCGGTGGGTGTGGTCATCTCGATTGTCTTCATGCTGGTTTTACCACTGCCGATCTGGCTGGTGGACATGTTGATTGCGCTCAACATCTGCATTTCATGCCTGTTGGTGGTAATTGCATTGTATGTGCCAGGCCCGCTCGCATTTTCCACTTTTCCGGCCGTACTGCTGGTCACGACCTTATTCCGTCTGGCGTTGGAGGTTTCCACCAGCCGTCTGATTCTGCTGGAAGCCGATGCCGGGCATATTGTCGAAGCCTTTGGGCAATTCGTGGTGGGTGGCAATCTGGTGGTTGGGATGGTGATTTTCCTGATTCTGACGGTAGTACAGTTTCTGGTGATCACCAAAGGATCGGAGCGGGTTGCTGAGGTGTCAGCACGTTTTACGCTGGATGCCATGCCGGGCAAGCAGATGTCGATCGACAGCGATCTTCGTGCTGGCCTTCTGGATGCCGCCCAGGCAAGAGCCAAGCGTGAGGACCTTGGGAAAGAGAGCCAGCTGTTCGGGGCGATGGATGGCGCCATGAAATTTGTCAAAGGTGATGCCATTGCCGGTCTGATGGTGGTAGCGGTCAACCTGATCGGCGGGATTTCAATCGGCGTACTACAGCGGGGCATGCCTGCTGGTGAGGCGATGCGGACCTATTCGGTACTGACCATAGGTGATGGCTTGATTGCACAGATTCCAGCACTACTGATTTCGCTCTGTGCCGGCTTGATCATTACCCGTGTTTCCAGTGGTGACAGCACTACCGAGAACGTTGGTCAGGAAATTGCCCGCCAACTATTTGCCGAACCGCGGGCATTGATCATTGCTGCAGGTGTCATGGTGATCTTTGCACTGGTACCCGGCATGCCCAGTTTGGTCTTTTTGATCCTGGCTGCATTGTCGGCAGGGGCGGGGTACTACAAGTTGCGTCATGCGAAACGCGATGGTGCTGAGGTATCCCAGGGGCCCTATCTGGTCCCGGAGGCCAATGCATTCTCGGCGGTGAGGCCACTCTGGCTGGCGTGCAGTCTGGATAGCTATGCTGATCCACGCATGTATCGGCTGATCGACGAGCTCCGCTTGCGTCAAAACGTCCTGATTGAAGATTATGGGATGGTGGTGCCCTCCCTTGAATATGAGCCTGATACAACGTTGGCGCCGGCTTCATTGCGATTCGCGGTGCATGAAATACCTGTGTTGTATCTGGTACTGCGCTGGGATGCCTTGTGGGTTCGTCGCAGTGCAGTCGAGCTGCAAGCCCTCGGCTGTGAGCCGGAAGCCGAGGAAGCGGATGGATGTTGGGTTGCGTATACGCAGGCCGATGCGCTATCGACAGCGGGTGTGTCTTTCCAATTGTTCATTCATGCCGCTGCTGACCGAATCGACTTGGCCATGCAACGCCACCTCAGTAGCTTCATTGGCATGCAGGAAACCCAGCGTTACTTGAGCTGGCTGGAATTCAAACATCCCGAACTGGTGAAAGAGTCGACCCGTGTGTTGCCGTTGGGACGGATCACAGACATCTTCCAACGCCTGGCTGCTGATGTGGTATCGATCCGGAATATGCGACTGATCATGGAAACACTGATCGATTGGGGGCAGCGAGAGCGGGATGTCGGATTGCTGACTGATTTTGTGCGCATTGCATTGCGTAACCAGCTGTCACATGAATATGCGCCAAACGGTCAATTGCAAGCCATTTTGCTGGAACAGGAAACCGAGACTCAATTGCGCGATACGATCCGGCAGACTGTCCACGGTGTTTTTTTCGCATTGACGCCAGCACAAACACAGGCACTGCTTGAGCAGATCCAGCGTATCAGGCTGGCAACACGGGACTCACAGGAGCGCGTGGTGCTGTTGGTTGCCCAGGATCTGCGAAGGTGCTTGCGCAAGTTGATCGAGGAGCAGTTTTTTGACCTGCCAGTCCTGTCATTTTCCGAGATCAGTAACTCGGTGACGGTGCAACCGTTATGTCGTTTGTAA